From Coriobacteriaceae bacterium, a single genomic window includes:
- the dpaL gene encoding diaminopropionate ammonia-lyase produces MADKIQWAGNTMPKSDDKHLGIMSLDHVKKARAFHQSFPQYTVTPLARLDGQAARLGLSNLCVKDESYRFGLNAFKVLGGSFAMANYIADETGKDVAECTFDYLTSDQLAKDFGQATFFTATDGNHGRGVAWAANKLGQKAVVHMPKGSTKPRFDNIAAEGATVTIEEVNYDECVRMAAAEADACERGVIVQDTAWEGYEKIPSWIMEGYGTMASEAAEQLREMAINRPTHVFVQAGVGSLAGAVVGYFTNLYPDNPPTFVVVECAPAACLYKGAAAGDGDPRIVDGDMPSIMAGLCCGEPNILGWDILRNHTTAFVSCPDWVTARGMRTLGAPEKGDPRVISGESGAVTTGLVETLMLDPEYAELKELIGLDKTSSVLCFSTEGDTDPEQYRRIVWEGEYPTC; encoded by the coding sequence ATGGCCGATAAGATCCAGTGGGCGGGCAACACGATGCCCAAGAGCGATGACAAGCACTTGGGAATCATGAGCCTCGACCACGTGAAGAAGGCCCGCGCCTTCCACCAGTCGTTCCCCCAGTACACCGTCACTCCGCTTGCCCGCCTGGACGGCCAGGCCGCGCGCCTGGGTCTGTCCAACCTGTGCGTTAAGGACGAGAGCTATCGCTTTGGCCTCAACGCCTTTAAGGTTCTGGGCGGTTCGTTTGCCATGGCCAACTACATTGCCGACGAGACCGGCAAGGACGTTGCCGAGTGCACCTTCGATTACCTGACCTCCGATCAGCTTGCCAAGGACTTTGGCCAGGCTACCTTCTTTACCGCCACCGACGGCAACCATGGCCGCGGCGTGGCATGGGCTGCCAACAAGCTGGGCCAGAAGGCCGTCGTGCACATGCCCAAGGGTTCCACCAAGCCCCGCTTCGATAACATCGCCGCCGAGGGCGCCACGGTGACCATCGAAGAGGTCAACTACGACGAGTGCGTGCGCATGGCCGCCGCGGAGGCCGATGCCTGCGAGCGCGGCGTCATCGTTCAGGACACCGCCTGGGAGGGCTACGAGAAGATTCCGTCCTGGATCATGGAGGGCTACGGCACCATGGCTTCCGAGGCTGCCGAGCAGCTGCGCGAGATGGCCATCAACCGCCCGACGCACGTCTTTGTTCAGGCCGGTGTAGGCTCGCTGGCCGGCGCCGTGGTGGGCTATTTCACCAACCTGTATCCCGATAATCCGCCCACCTTCGTCGTGGTCGAGTGCGCGCCTGCCGCCTGCCTGTACAAGGGCGCTGCCGCCGGCGACGGCGACCCGCGCATCGTGGACGGCGACATGCCCTCCATCATGGCCGGCCTGTGCTGCGGCGAGCCCAACATTCTGGGCTGGGATATCCTGCGCAACCACACCACCGCCTTCGTGTCCTGCCCCGACTGGGTCACCGCTCGCGGCATGCGCACCCTGGGCGCTCCCGAGAAGGGCGACCCGCGCGTCATCTCCGGCGAGTCCGGCGCAGTGACCACCGGCCTGGTCGAGACCCTCATGCTCGATCCCGAGTACGCCGAGCTCAAGGAGCTCATCGGCCTGGACAAGACGAGCTCCGTGCTCTGCTTCTCCACCGAGGGCGACACCGATCCGGAGCAGTACCGTCGCATCGTCTGGGAAGGCGAATACCCCACTTGCTAA
- a CDS encoding helix-turn-helix transcriptional regulator produces the protein MTPAQIEFYKRLAHGLALQFGPNCEVVVHDLETEDVDHSIVVIENGHVSGRKLGDGPSHIVLESMHEGTADVHDREPYLTKTADGKLLKSSTIFIRNDEGKPVGILGINFDITLMKAFERSLDAFTGTGGTGYTEPEPITKNIGDLLEDLLHECEQFVGKPAALMTKDERIRAIGYLDRRGAFLISKSSERACEFFGISKYSFYSYLNEAKAAADDK, from the coding sequence ATGACCCCCGCACAGATTGAGTTTTATAAGCGCCTTGCACACGGCCTGGCGCTCCAATTTGGCCCCAACTGCGAAGTCGTCGTCCACGACTTGGAGACCGAGGACGTGGACCACTCCATCGTAGTGATCGAAAACGGCCACGTCAGCGGGCGCAAACTGGGTGACGGCCCCAGCCATATTGTGCTTGAGTCCATGCACGAGGGCACCGCCGACGTGCACGACCGCGAGCCATACCTCACCAAAACCGCCGATGGCAAGCTGCTCAAGTCCTCGACCATCTTTATCCGCAACGACGAGGGCAAGCCCGTCGGCATTTTGGGCATTAACTTTGACATTACGCTCATGAAGGCTTTTGAGCGCTCGCTCGATGCCTTTACCGGCACCGGCGGCACGGGCTACACCGAGCCCGAGCCCATTACCAAAAACATCGGCGACCTGCTCGAGGACCTGTTGCACGAGTGCGAGCAGTTTGTGGGCAAGCCCGCGGCGCTCATGACCAAAGATGAGCGCATTCGCGCCATTGGCTACCTCGACCGTCGCGGCGCCTTCCTCATTTCCAAGTCGAGCGAGCGCGCCTGCGAGTTCTTTGGCATCTCCAAGTACAGCTTCTATAGCTACCTCAATGAGGCCAAGGCG